A DNA window from Actinomadura coerulea contains the following coding sequences:
- the secA2 gene encoding accessory Sec system translocase SecA2, translated as MALRDRLRRLVQKPGSVDLAPLRALVDEAAARESRVRELPDAELTAAASALREKEDLAELCALGREAARRALGERPFDVQLVGTLALLSGHVAEMATGEGKTLAGALAAAGYALRGNRVHVMSVNDYLARRDAEWMGPLYAMLGVTVAWVGQSSTPAERREAYRADVTYAPVSEVGFDLLRDRLATGASDLVLPEPSVALIDEADSVLVDEAMVPLVLAGAADLDAADPRYADLVRRLRPGLHYATDDEARNVQLTAAGAREVERALGLDLYAPENLAALTAVNVALHAEVLLHRDVDYIVRDGAVKLVSESRGRVALLQRWPDGLQAAVEAKEALDASPSGEILDSITVQELVGRYPVRCGMTGTAMAVAGQLTEFYSLPIAVVPPNRPCVREDEPDRLYATAADKEVAIVEEIAAAHAGGRPVLVGTGDVAESERLARRLARAGLDRVVLNAKNDAEEAAIIAEAGAYGAITVSTQMAGRGTDIRLGGSPSPSAPGTAPAERDGADRDRVARAGGLLVIGTGRYHSSRLDDQLRGRAGRQGDPGGSVFFTSLQDDLVTRYAPDEESRAPAGDDGLITDKSAHWIVGHAQRVAEGVDLELHRNTWRYNHLIGLQRREVLAERDAVLHGDAADRAMAADAPERHAELTAIAGADEVAGAARQIVLYQLDRCWAEHLAFLADLREGIHLRSLGRGLDPLVEFNREAVPAGKRLLADARRRSVAAFAALTASEDGVDLDAAGLKRPSATWTYLVHDNPFGSLDERALRGLINMFRGRRR; from the coding sequence ATGGCGCTGCGTGACCGGCTGCGGCGCCTCGTCCAGAAGCCCGGAAGCGTCGATCTCGCGCCGCTGCGCGCCCTGGTGGACGAGGCCGCGGCGCGCGAGTCCCGCGTCCGGGAGCTGCCGGACGCGGAGCTGACCGCGGCCGCGTCCGCCCTCCGCGAGAAGGAGGACCTCGCCGAGCTGTGCGCCCTCGGCAGGGAGGCCGCCCGGCGGGCCCTCGGGGAGCGGCCCTTCGACGTGCAGCTCGTCGGGACGCTCGCACTGCTGTCCGGGCACGTCGCCGAGATGGCCACCGGCGAGGGCAAGACCCTGGCGGGCGCCCTGGCGGCGGCCGGGTACGCGCTGCGCGGCAACCGGGTCCACGTGATGTCGGTCAACGACTACCTGGCGCGGCGCGACGCCGAGTGGATGGGGCCGCTCTACGCGATGCTCGGCGTCACCGTCGCCTGGGTCGGCCAGTCGTCCACGCCCGCCGAGCGGCGCGAGGCCTACCGGGCGGACGTGACGTACGCGCCGGTCAGCGAGGTCGGGTTCGACCTGCTCCGGGACCGGCTCGCCACCGGCGCCAGCGACCTCGTGCTGCCCGAGCCGTCCGTCGCGCTGATCGACGAGGCCGACTCGGTGCTGGTCGACGAGGCCATGGTCCCGCTCGTGCTGGCGGGCGCCGCCGATCTCGACGCCGCCGATCCCCGGTACGCCGACCTGGTCCGGCGGCTGCGCCCCGGGCTGCACTACGCCACCGACGACGAGGCCCGCAACGTCCAGCTCACGGCGGCCGGGGCGCGCGAGGTGGAACGCGCCCTCGGGCTCGACCTCTACGCCCCGGAGAACCTCGCCGCGCTCACCGCGGTGAACGTGGCGCTGCACGCGGAGGTCCTGCTGCACCGCGACGTGGACTACATCGTCCGGGACGGCGCGGTGAAGCTGGTCAGCGAGTCGCGGGGCCGGGTCGCTCTCCTCCAGCGCTGGCCGGACGGCCTGCAGGCGGCGGTCGAGGCGAAGGAGGCCCTGGACGCCTCCCCGAGCGGGGAGATCCTCGACTCGATCACCGTGCAGGAGCTGGTCGGGCGCTATCCCGTCCGGTGCGGCATGACGGGCACCGCGATGGCCGTCGCCGGGCAGCTGACCGAGTTCTACTCGCTGCCGATCGCGGTCGTCCCGCCGAACCGGCCGTGCGTCCGCGAGGACGAGCCGGACCGCCTCTACGCGACCGCCGCCGACAAGGAGGTCGCGATCGTCGAGGAGATCGCCGCCGCGCACGCCGGGGGGCGCCCGGTGCTGGTCGGGACGGGCGACGTCGCCGAGTCCGAGCGGCTCGCCCGCCGGCTGGCCCGCGCCGGGCTCGACCGGGTCGTCCTCAACGCCAAGAACGACGCCGAGGAGGCCGCGATCATCGCGGAGGCGGGCGCGTACGGCGCGATCACCGTCTCCACCCAGATGGCCGGCCGGGGCACCGACATCCGGCTGGGCGGCAGCCCCTCGCCGTCCGCCCCGGGCACCGCCCCGGCCGAGCGGGACGGCGCCGACCGCGACCGGGTCGCGCGGGCCGGCGGCCTGCTGGTCATCGGGACGGGCCGCTACCACAGCAGCCGCCTGGACGACCAGCTCAGGGGGCGGGCCGGGCGGCAGGGCGACCCCGGCGGCTCGGTGTTCTTCACCAGCCTCCAGGACGACCTCGTCACCCGCTACGCGCCGGACGAGGAGTCCAGGGCGCCCGCCGGCGACGACGGGCTCATCACCGACAAGAGCGCGCACTGGATCGTCGGCCACGCCCAGCGCGTCGCGGAGGGCGTCGACCTGGAGCTGCACCGCAACACGTGGCGGTACAACCACCTGATCGGGCTCCAGCGGCGGGAGGTGCTCGCCGAGCGCGACGCCGTCCTGCACGGCGACGCCGCCGACCGGGCCATGGCGGCGGACGCCCCGGAGCGGCACGCCGAGCTCACCGCGATCGCGGGCGCGGACGAGGTGGCCGGCGCCGCGCGGCAGATCGTCCTGTACCAGCTGGACCGCTGCTGGGCCGAGCACCTGGCGTTCCTCGCCGACCTGCGCGAGGGCATCCACCTGCGCTCGCTCGGCCGCGGCCTGGACCCGCTGGTCGAGTTCAACCGGGAGGCCGTCCCGGCGGGCAAGCGGCTCCTGGCCGACGCGCGCCGGCGGTCCGTCGCCGCCTTCGCGGCCCTCACCGCGTCCGAGGACGGCGTCGACCTCGACGCCGCGGGGCTGAAGCGGCCCTCGGCGACCTGGACCTACCTCGTCCACGACAACCCGTTCGGGTCCCTGGACGAGCGGGCCCTGCGCGGGCTGATCAACATGTTCAGGGGGCGGCGGCGCTGA
- a CDS encoding DEAD/DEAH box helicase, protein MGGDVLERFSPATRAWFTGAFAAPTPAQAGAWESIAGGDNTLVVAPTGSGKTLAAFLWSLDRLGTEALPEDPLRRCRVLYVSPLKALAVDVERNLRAPLTGIRHAARRLGLPEPDVRVGMRSGDTPADERRRLAVRPPDILITTPESLFLILTSRARESLRGVETVIVDEVHAVAGTKRGAHLALSLERLDALLERPAQRVGLSATVRPAGEVAAFLGGPRPAAVVQPPSEKVFELDIVVPVEDMGEVGRFVDDSGTPDPRQRSIWPHVEDRLLDLIQAHRSTLVFANSRRLAERLCGRLNELAYERADGEPLPEDHSPAATMAQAGAAKGAPMEIARAHHGSVSKEERAGIENALKEGRLPAVVATSSLELGIDMGAVDLVVQVESPPSVANGLQRVGRAGHQVGAVSKGVIFPKYRGDLVQTAVVAERMRGGEIEELRYPRNPLDVLAQQIVAMVSMDEWTVDDLESLVKRAAPYATLPRSALEASLDMLAGRYPSDEFGELRPRLVWDRVTGVLRDRPGAQRLAVTSGGTIPDRGLFGVFLVGEKASRVGELDEEMVYESRVGDVFVLGASSWRIEDITPDRVLVSPAPGQPGKLPFWHGDTLGRPAELGRALGSFTRELAELPQQEARARVTSAGLDDWASANLVSYLTEQREATGHIPDDRTMVVERFRDELGDWRMVVHSPLGARVHAPWALAIAGRLRERYGVDAQAMHADDGIVIRIPDMDEPPGLDLAVFDADDIERIVVDELGGSALFAARFRECAARSLLLPRRRPDKRMPLWQQRQRAAQLLAVASKYPSFPIVLETMRECLQDVFDVPGLVQLMRDMSGRKVRMVEVETSEPSPYARSLLFHYVGAFMYEGDSPLAERRAQALALDSALLAELLGQADLRELLDPDAVAETERELQRLAADRRARDMEGVADLLRALGPLTTAEAAERALPAGLGAPPDEGGAAAGDAETAAAGGPVPDEVMVLVSRWLAELEATRRAIRVRIAGEEHWAAIEDAGRLRDALGAPLPVGVPEAFLEPVGDPLGDLVSRYARTHGPFRAAEAAARFGLGVAVVVETLRRLSGSGRVVEGEFLPVGSVAGPLTTEWCDSGVLRMLRRRSLARLRAEVEPSPPESLGRFLPAWHGISGGSRLRGIDALVQAIEQLQGAAVPASALESLVLPSRVPGYTPAMLDELTSAGEVVWAGQGGLPGGDGWVALYLADTAPLLMPNPAEITLTPVHQAVLDALGDGGALFFRTLSDRVNKQATAGDADLVTAVWDLVWAGHLTNDTLAPLRSALGSGRPTHRSRTTRRGRPVLPSRTGPPTVAGRWWPLPERESAATLRSHALAESLLERYGIVIRGAVAAERTPGGFSAVYPVLRAFEETGRCRRGYFVEGLGAAQFALPGAVDRLRALRPGAAAAPDDISALWETPRKPAVRALVLAAADPANPYGAALPWPERADEVASGHKPGRKVGALVVLVEGRLVLYVERGGRTLLTWDDDPDVLQPAVDALALAVREGALGKLTVERADGEAINDSPLAAALESAGFHPTPRGLRLRS, encoded by the coding sequence ATGGGCGGTGACGTGCTCGAACGCTTCTCCCCGGCGACCCGCGCCTGGTTCACCGGGGCGTTCGCCGCGCCCACGCCCGCGCAGGCCGGGGCCTGGGAGTCTATCGCCGGCGGCGACAACACGCTGGTCGTGGCGCCGACCGGGTCCGGCAAGACCCTGGCGGCCTTCCTGTGGTCCCTCGACCGGCTCGGCACCGAGGCCCTTCCCGAAGACCCGCTGCGCCGCTGCCGCGTCCTGTACGTGTCGCCGCTGAAGGCCCTCGCCGTCGACGTCGAGCGCAACCTGCGCGCCCCGCTGACCGGCATCCGCCACGCGGCGCGGCGCCTCGGCCTGCCCGAGCCGGACGTCCGGGTCGGGATGCGGTCGGGCGACACCCCGGCCGACGAGCGCCGCCGGCTGGCCGTCAGGCCGCCCGACATCCTGATCACCACCCCGGAGTCGCTGTTCCTGATCCTCACCTCGCGGGCGCGCGAGTCGCTGCGCGGGGTGGAGACCGTCATCGTCGACGAGGTGCACGCCGTGGCGGGCACCAAGCGCGGCGCGCATCTCGCGCTGTCCCTCGAACGGCTGGACGCGCTCCTCGAACGCCCCGCCCAGCGCGTCGGCCTGTCGGCGACGGTCCGTCCCGCGGGCGAGGTGGCGGCCTTCCTGGGCGGGCCGAGGCCCGCCGCCGTGGTCCAGCCGCCCTCGGAGAAGGTGTTCGAGCTCGACATCGTCGTCCCGGTCGAGGACATGGGCGAGGTCGGCCGGTTCGTCGACGACTCGGGTACGCCCGACCCCCGCCAGCGCAGCATCTGGCCCCACGTGGAGGACCGCCTGCTCGACCTGATCCAGGCGCACCGCTCGACGCTCGTGTTCGCCAACTCCCGGCGTCTGGCCGAGAGGCTGTGCGGACGGCTGAACGAACTCGCCTACGAGCGCGCGGACGGCGAGCCCCTCCCGGAGGACCACTCCCCCGCGGCCACGATGGCCCAGGCGGGCGCCGCCAAGGGGGCGCCGATGGAAATCGCCAGGGCGCACCACGGCTCCGTCTCCAAGGAGGAGCGGGCCGGCATCGAGAACGCCTTGAAGGAGGGCCGCCTGCCCGCGGTCGTGGCGACGTCCAGCCTGGAACTCGGCATCGACATGGGCGCGGTCGACCTGGTCGTCCAGGTGGAGTCGCCGCCGTCGGTCGCCAACGGGCTCCAGCGGGTCGGTCGCGCCGGCCACCAGGTCGGCGCCGTGTCCAAGGGCGTCATCTTCCCCAAGTACCGGGGCGACCTCGTGCAGACGGCCGTGGTGGCCGAACGCATGCGCGGCGGCGAGATCGAGGAGCTGCGGTACCCGCGCAATCCCCTCGACGTCCTCGCCCAGCAGATCGTCGCGATGGTCTCCATGGACGAATGGACGGTCGACGACCTCGAATCCCTCGTCAAACGCGCCGCCCCCTACGCCACGCTCCCCCGGTCGGCGCTTGAGGCGTCCCTGGACATGCTCGCCGGGCGCTACCCCAGCGACGAGTTCGGCGAACTCCGTCCCCGCCTTGTCTGGGACCGCGTGACCGGCGTGCTGCGCGACCGTCCGGGTGCCCAACGGCTCGCCGTGACCAGTGGCGGGACGATCCCGGACCGCGGCCTGTTCGGGGTGTTCCTCGTCGGCGAGAAGGCCTCGCGCGTCGGCGAACTCGACGAGGAGATGGTCTACGAGTCGCGCGTGGGGGACGTGTTCGTCCTCGGTGCGAGCTCATGGCGGATCGAGGACATCACCCCCGACCGCGTGCTCGTCTCCCCCGCGCCGGGCCAGCCCGGCAAGCTGCCGTTCTGGCACGGCGACACGCTGGGGCGTCCGGCCGAACTGGGCCGCGCCCTCGGTTCGTTCACCCGCGAGCTGGCCGAACTGCCCCAGCAGGAGGCGCGGGCACGCGTCACCTCGGCCGGCCTGGACGACTGGGCCTCCGCCAACCTCGTCTCCTATCTGACCGAGCAGCGTGAGGCCACCGGGCACATCCCCGACGACCGCACGATGGTCGTCGAACGGTTCCGCGACGAGCTCGGTGACTGGCGCATGGTCGTCCACTCTCCGCTGGGCGCGCGTGTGCACGCCCCCTGGGCGCTCGCCATAGCCGGCCGCCTGCGCGAGCGGTACGGCGTCGACGCGCAGGCAATGCACGCCGACGACGGCATCGTCATCCGCATCCCGGACATGGACGAGCCCCCCGGTCTCGACCTCGCCGTCTTCGACGCCGACGACATCGAGCGCATCGTCGTCGACGAGCTGGGCGGCTCGGCGCTGTTCGCCGCCCGGTTCCGCGAGTGCGCGGCGCGCTCGCTGCTGCTCCCCCGCCGCCGTCCCGACAAGCGCATGCCCCTGTGGCAGCAGCGCCAGCGCGCCGCGCAGCTCCTGGCCGTGGCGAGCAAGTACCCGTCGTTCCCGATCGTGCTGGAGACCATGCGCGAGTGCCTGCAGGACGTGTTCGACGTCCCGGGCCTGGTGCAGCTCATGCGCGACATGTCCGGACGCAAGGTCCGCATGGTGGAGGTGGAGACCTCCGAGCCGTCCCCCTACGCGCGTTCCCTGCTGTTCCACTACGTGGGCGCGTTCATGTACGAGGGCGACTCGCCCCTGGCGGAGCGCCGCGCGCAGGCCCTGGCTCTCGACTCGGCGCTCCTCGCCGAACTGCTCGGCCAGGCCGACCTGCGCGAGCTGCTCGATCCCGACGCCGTCGCCGAGACCGAGCGCGAACTCCAGCGCCTGGCCGCCGACCGCCGGGCCCGTGACATGGAGGGCGTCGCCGACCTCCTCCGCGCGCTCGGCCCCCTCACCACGGCCGAGGCGGCCGAACGCGCACTGCCCGCGGGTCTCGGCGCCCCGCCGGACGAGGGCGGGGCCGCGGCGGGTGACGCGGAGACCGCCGCGGCAGGCGGTCCCGTGCCGGACGAAGTGATGGTCCTGGTCTCGCGGTGGCTGGCGGAGCTGGAGGCGACGCGGCGGGCGATCCGCGTCCGGATCGCCGGGGAGGAGCACTGGGCCGCGATCGAGGACGCCGGCCGGCTGCGGGACGCGCTCGGCGCGCCGCTGCCGGTGGGGGTCCCGGAGGCGTTCCTCGAACCGGTCGGCGACCCGCTCGGCGACCTGGTCTCCCGGTACGCGCGGACGCACGGGCCGTTCCGGGCGGCCGAGGCGGCGGCGCGCTTCGGGCTGGGCGTCGCCGTGGTCGTCGAGACGCTGCGGCGGCTCTCGGGCTCGGGCCGGGTCGTCGAGGGCGAGTTCCTGCCGGTCGGGTCGGTGGCGGGCCCGCTGACGACCGAATGGTGCGACAGCGGCGTGCTGCGGATGCTCCGGCGCCGTTCGCTGGCACGCCTGCGCGCCGAGGTGGAGCCGTCCCCGCCGGAGTCGCTCGGCCGGTTCCTGCCGGCCTGGCACGGCATCTCGGGCGGGTCGCGGCTGCGGGGCATCGACGCGCTCGTCCAGGCGATCGAGCAGTTGCAGGGCGCGGCGGTGCCCGCGTCCGCGCTGGAGTCGCTGGTCCTGCCGTCGCGGGTCCCCGGCTACACCCCGGCGATGCTGGACGAGCTGACCTCGGCCGGCGAGGTCGTGTGGGCGGGCCAGGGAGGGCTGCCGGGCGGCGACGGCTGGGTGGCGCTGTACCTGGCCGACACCGCCCCGCTGCTCATGCCGAACCCCGCCGAGATCACGCTCACGCCCGTGCACCAGGCCGTCCTCGACGCCCTCGGCGACGGAGGCGCGCTGTTCTTCCGGACGCTGTCCGACCGTGTGAACAAGCAGGCCACCGCGGGCGACGCCGACCTCGTCACCGCCGTGTGGGACCTCGTCTGGGCCGGCCACCTCACCAACGACACGCTGGCCCCGCTGCGGTCCGCGCTCGGATCGGGCCGTCCGACGCACCGTTCCCGGACGACGCGCCGCGGGCGTCCCGTCCTGCCGTCCCGGACGGGTCCGCCGACGGTCGCCGGGCGCTGGTGGCCGCTTCCCGAGCGCGAATCCGCCGCGACCCTGCGCTCGCACGCCCTCGCCGAGTCGCTCCTGGAGCGGTACGGCATCGTCATCCGCGGCGCCGTCGCCGCCGAGCGCACTCCCGGCGGCTTCTCCGCCGTGTACCCGGTCCTGCGCGCGTTCGAGGAGACGGGGCGCTGCCGCCGGGGCTACTTCGTCGAGGGCCTGGGGGCCGCCCAGTTCGCGCTGCCGGGGGCCGTCGACCGGCTCCGCGCTCTCCGCCCGGGGGCGGCCGCCGCGCCCGACGACATCTCCGCCCTCTGGGAGACGCCCCGCAAACCCGCGGTCCGGGCGCTCGTCCTCGCGGCGGCCGATCCCGCCAACCCCTACGGCGCGGCGCTGCCCTGGCCGGAGCGCGCCGACGAGGTCGCCAGCGGCCACAAGCCGGGCCGCAAGGTCGGCGCGCTCGTCGTCCTGGTCGAGGGGCGCCTCGTCCTCTATGTCGAACGCGGCGGGCGGACCCTGCTCACCTGGGACGACGACCCGGACGTCCTGCAGCCGGCCGTCGACGCCCTCGCTCTGGCCGTCCGTGAGGGGGCGCTCGGCAAGCTGACCGTGGAGCGCGCCGACGGCGAGGCCATCAATGACTCCCCGCTGGCCGCCGCGCTGGAGTCGGCCGGCTTCCATCCCACGCCCCGGGGGCTGCGGCTGCGCTCCTGA
- a CDS encoding alpha/beta hydrolase, whose protein sequence is MPYVLLALGVLLALTAANAHAPRRGPGLLTPSFFAGWLTIELAPHVLVVWAAATALAAAFGGLDGWAGWTGLALAVLGMAGVAATLAASRRTVVTLRDSGAPLELDPEGAPRYPLAHLIVPPLCLVPRKGVRVERNVVYRQEGRLRLKLDVFRPAAERAGGGLRPGLMQIHGGAWVIGDKREQGLPLLNHMAVQGWVGFNVNYRLSPRATWPDHLIDLKHFVAWYKEHAEEYGADPDFLCVTGGSAGGHLTAMVALTANVPEFQPGFEDADTTVQGAVPFYGFYNFFEAGTFPRPFGTTRLMERMVVKQPFAENREVYAKASPVTYIREDAPPFFVIHGSRDSLIPVAEARRFVERLREVSGSPVLYAEMRGAQHGFDVFPSYRTARVIEGVERYLTGLHRQYRQGRAPEVPGEVTRSLGEPSVG, encoded by the coding sequence ATGCCTTACGTCCTCCTCGCCCTGGGCGTCCTGCTCGCCCTGACGGCCGCCAACGCCCACGCCCCGCGGCGCGGCCCCGGCCTCCTCACGCCGAGCTTCTTCGCGGGCTGGCTCACGATCGAGCTGGCACCACACGTCCTGGTCGTCTGGGCCGCCGCCACGGCCTTGGCCGCGGCCTTCGGGGGACTGGACGGCTGGGCGGGCTGGACCGGACTCGCCTTGGCGGTCCTCGGCATGGCGGGCGTCGCGGCCACCCTCGCGGCGTCCCGCCGGACGGTCGTCACTCTGCGAGACAGCGGCGCCCCCCTCGAACTGGACCCCGAGGGCGCACCGCGCTACCCGCTCGCACACCTGATCGTCCCCCCGCTGTGCCTGGTCCCGCGCAAGGGCGTGCGGGTCGAACGCAACGTGGTGTACCGGCAGGAGGGCCGCCTGCGCCTGAAACTGGACGTCTTCCGTCCCGCTGCCGAACGCGCCGGCGGCGGGCTGCGCCCGGGGCTCATGCAGATCCACGGCGGAGCCTGGGTGATCGGCGACAAGCGGGAGCAAGGGCTGCCGCTGCTCAACCACATGGCCGTCCAGGGATGGGTCGGCTTCAACGTCAACTACCGGCTCAGCCCGCGTGCCACCTGGCCGGACCATCTGATCGACCTGAAGCACTTCGTCGCCTGGTACAAGGAGCACGCCGAGGAGTACGGAGCAGACCCCGACTTCCTCTGCGTGACCGGCGGTTCGGCCGGCGGGCACCTCACCGCGATGGTGGCGCTGACCGCGAACGTCCCCGAATTCCAGCCGGGCTTCGAGGACGCGGACACCACCGTGCAGGGTGCGGTCCCGTTCTACGGCTTCTACAACTTCTTCGAGGCGGGAACGTTTCCCCGCCCCTTCGGCACCACCCGCCTCATGGAGCGGATGGTCGTCAAGCAGCCCTTCGCGGAGAACCGGGAGGTGTACGCCAAGGCGTCCCCGGTCACCTACATCCGCGAAGACGCACCGCCCTTCTTCGTCATCCACGGCAGCCGCGACTCGCTCATCCCCGTGGCCGAGGCCCGCCGGTTCGTCGAGCGGCTGCGGGAGGTCTCCGGCTCGCCCGTCCTCTACGCCGAGATGCGGGGCGCCCAGCACGGGTTCGACGTCTTCCCCTCCTACCGGACGGCCCGGGTCATCGAAGGCGTCGAACGGTACCTGACGGGCCTGCACCGCCAGTACCGCCAGGGCCGCGCCCCCGAGGTACCCGGCGAGGTGACGCGGTCCCTGGGGGAACCATCCGTCGGATAG
- a CDS encoding DUF3046 domain-containing protein encodes MRLTLFWDRMNQQFGEHYAQSVAKDYVIADLGGRTIEQAFADGESAKRVWQAVVATFDVPATLR; translated from the coding sequence GTGCGGCTAACACTCTTCTGGGATCGGATGAACCAGCAGTTCGGTGAGCACTACGCCCAGAGCGTGGCCAAGGACTACGTCATAGCCGACCTGGGCGGCCGCACCATCGAACAGGCCTTCGCTGACGGTGAATCCGCCAAGAGGGTCTGGCAGGCCGTCGTGGCCACGTTCGACGTCCCCGCGACCCTGCGCTAG
- a CDS encoding glutathionylspermidine synthase family protein → MRRVRSAPREGWAEKVEAHGLAFHRTAHPEHLTRPYWDESVHYVFDLDEVLALEGVVEELHRMCLDVVEHVVSTGRYHVLGIPDWVAPLIEESWRRGDPHLYGRFDLRYDGQGPAKLLEYNADTPTALVESSVVQWYWLQDTHPGDDQWNSIHERFVARWKEMAPAVGGGPVHFAWTTGDETGEEVMTIAYMQETAEEAGLPGVAIAMEDIGWDPARGRFVDLDEQAIGTLCKLYPWEWIVAEPFGRNIPGTPTSWIEPIWKMVLSNKALLVLLWELFPGHPNLLPTYLNTPSNLTSYVQKPLLGREGASMRIVTPDGSEQRTQGDYGAEGYVFQEFCALPDFDGEHPVLGAWVVNDGAAGIGIRETSGLITDDTSSFVPHRIPL, encoded by the coding sequence GTGCGCCGAGTCCGTTCCGCACCGCGCGAAGGCTGGGCGGAGAAGGTCGAGGCGCACGGCCTGGCCTTCCACCGCACAGCGCACCCCGAGCACCTGACCCGGCCCTACTGGGACGAGTCCGTGCACTACGTCTTCGACCTGGACGAGGTCCTCGCCCTGGAAGGCGTCGTCGAGGAACTGCACCGGATGTGCCTGGACGTGGTGGAGCATGTCGTGTCCACCGGTCGTTACCACGTCCTCGGCATCCCCGACTGGGTGGCGCCCCTGATCGAGGAGTCCTGGCGGCGCGGCGACCCGCACCTCTACGGGCGGTTCGATCTGCGCTACGACGGGCAGGGGCCCGCCAAGCTCCTGGAGTACAACGCCGATACTCCGACCGCGCTCGTGGAGAGCTCCGTCGTCCAGTGGTACTGGCTGCAGGACACCCATCCCGGGGACGACCAGTGGAACTCCATCCACGAGCGGTTCGTGGCGCGCTGGAAGGAGATGGCGCCCGCCGTGGGCGGCGGCCCCGTCCACTTCGCCTGGACCACCGGTGACGAGACCGGCGAGGAGGTCATGACGATCGCCTACATGCAGGAGACCGCCGAGGAGGCGGGCCTGCCGGGTGTGGCGATCGCCATGGAGGACATCGGCTGGGACCCGGCGCGCGGACGCTTCGTCGACCTCGACGAGCAGGCGATCGGAACGCTCTGCAAGCTGTACCCCTGGGAGTGGATCGTCGCCGAGCCGTTCGGGCGCAACATCCCGGGGACGCCCACGTCGTGGATTGAGCCGATCTGGAAGATGGTGCTCTCCAACAAGGCGCTGCTCGTTCTGCTGTGGGAGCTGTTCCCGGGTCACCCCAATCTGCTGCCCACCTACCTGAACACTCCGTCGAACCTGACGTCCTACGTGCAGAAGCCGCTGCTCGGGCGGGAGGGCGCGAGCATGCGCATCGTCACGCCGGACGGTTCGGAGCAGCGGACCCAGGGCGACTACGGCGCGGAGGGGTACGTCTTCCAGGAGTTCTGCGCGCTGCCGGACTTCGACGGCGAGCACCCCGTCCTCGGTGCGTGGGTGGTCAACGACGGGGCCGCTGGGATCGGCATCAGGGAGACGTCCGGGCTCATCACCGACGACACGTCGTCCTTCGTCCCGCACCGCATCCCGCTGTAG
- a CDS encoding ATP-grasp domain-containing protein, translating to MTLTVLFCVDPLHPRRVDPHFAREAAAVRDHYGEIALIDHDALRRGDVEDAVDAAPSDLGPVWYRGWMLSAREYGAMAAALKRRGTVLLTHPDDYRRAHELPGWHDTFAGLTPHSVWRPLGTGQDPGPLGELGELVKPLRGGPAVVKDYVKSCKHEWEEACFVPDVKDLAQLHDIAAKMVALRDDHLAGGLVVREFEQYDGEGEARVWWVDGEPALVGPHPDSPGTELDPDLGAVAPAVRALGCRFITTDLARRTDGAWRVVEVGDGQVSDLPSSVDAMDLYAHLPVPE from the coding sequence ATGACGCTGACCGTCCTCTTCTGCGTCGATCCGCTCCATCCCCGGCGCGTTGACCCCCACTTCGCCCGCGAGGCCGCCGCCGTGCGGGACCACTACGGCGAGATCGCTCTGATCGACCACGACGCGCTGCGGCGCGGTGACGTCGAGGACGCGGTCGACGCGGCGCCCTCCGACCTCGGCCCGGTCTGGTACCGCGGGTGGATGCTCTCGGCGCGGGAGTACGGCGCGATGGCCGCCGCCCTGAAGCGCCGCGGAACGGTGCTCCTGACGCACCCGGACGACTACCGTCGCGCGCACGAGCTGCCGGGATGGCACGACACGTTCGCCGGGCTGACCCCGCACAGCGTGTGGCGCCCTCTCGGCACCGGCCAGGACCCCGGTCCCCTCGGCGAGCTGGGTGAGCTCGTCAAGCCGCTGCGCGGCGGGCCCGCGGTGGTCAAGGACTACGTGAAGTCGTGCAAGCACGAGTGGGAGGAGGCGTGCTTCGTCCCCGACGTGAAGGACCTCGCGCAACTGCACGACATCGCGGCGAAGATGGTCGCGCTGCGCGACGACCATCTGGCCGGCGGTCTCGTCGTCCGGGAGTTCGAGCAGTACGACGGGGAGGGCGAGGCGCGCGTGTGGTGGGTGGACGGCGAACCCGCCCTGGTCGGCCCGCACCCGGACAGCCCCGGCACGGAACTCGATCCGGACCTGGGCGCGGTGGCCCCCGCCGTCCGCGCGCTCGGGTGCCGGTTCATCACCACCGACCTGGCCCGCCGCACGGACGGCGCCTGGCGCGTCGTGGAGGTCGGCGACGGCCAGGTCAGCGACCTGCCGTCGTCGGTGGACGCGATGGACCTCTACGCGCATCTCCCCGTGCCCGAATAA